In Panicum virgatum strain AP13 chromosome 4N, P.virgatum_v5, whole genome shotgun sequence, a single window of DNA contains:
- the LOC120669117 gene encoding putative DNA glycosylase At3g47830, with the protein MEPKRKAPASPAAREASPEPYPTHASPSPAQCLAVRDALLGFHGFPEEFAPFRRLRLGGSGDSPPPLPPTVLDGLVTTLLSQNTTEAISRRAFASLKAAFPSWDQVVDEEGTRLEDAIRCGGLAATKAARIRAMLRGVRERRGKICLEYLRELSVDEVKRELSQFKGIGPKTVACVLMFYLQKDDFPVDTHVLRITKAMGWVPVTASREKAYIHLNSKIPDDLKFDLNCLIVTHGKLCQTCAKKMGGEKSKVPNAACPLASYYRVGEKLQQ; encoded by the exons ATGGAA CCCAAGCGGAAGGCtccggcctcgccggcggcgcgcgaagCCTCGCCGGAACCCTACCCTACCcacgcctccccctccccggcGCAATGCCTCGCCGTCCGCGACGCGCTGCTCGGGTTCCACGGCTTCCCCGAGGAGTTCGCGCccttccgccgcctccgccttggTGGCAGCGGTGActctccgccgcctctgccccCCACCGTCCTCGACGGGCTCGTCACCACCCTCCTCTCCCAGAACACCACCGAGGCCATCTCCCGCCGCGCCTTCGCCTCCCTCAAGGCCGCATTCCCCTCTTGGGACCAG GTGGTGGACGAGGAGGGGACGAGGCTGGAGGACGCCATCCGGTGCGGCGGGCTGGCGGCAACGAAGGCGGCGAGGATACGGGCGATGCTGAGGGGCGTGAGGGAGCGGAGGGGCAAGATTTGCCTCGAGTACCTGCGGGAACTGTCGGTGGATGAGGTGAAGAGGGAGCTATCGCAGTTCAAAGGGATTGGGCCAAAGACC GTGGCATGCGTGCTGATGTTCTATCTTCAGAAAGATGATTTTCCAGTAGATACTCAT GTACTTCGCATTACAAAGGCTATGGGTTGGGTTCCAGTAACAGCTAGCAGGGAGAAGGCATACATTCATCTAAATAGTAAGATCCCAGATGATCTGAAATTTGATCTGAATTGTCTTATTGTAACTCATGGGAAGCTTTGCCAAACATGTGCCAAAAAGATGGGAGGTGAGAAAAGCAAGGTTCCCAATGCTGCCTGTCCACTAGCAAGTTACTATCGTGTTGGTGAAAAGCTTCAGCAGTAG
- the LOC120670883 gene encoding protein CREG1-like, protein MLSPARFVLAAALLLVLRLLAPAPVSAARPIVADKPAPSEATATARWLAAQNTWGVLSTISSDLNGAPFGNVVSYSDGLPGEGHGIPYFYLTTLDPTARDALEDERTSFTLSEFPLGTCGKIDPENPTCSKLTLTGKLKLVDLQSSEADLAKSALFTKHPEMKDWPKNHHFKIFKLEIENIFLIDWFGGPKPISPSQYLEFGRNQQSVMSS, encoded by the exons ATGCTTTCCCCTGCTCGCttcgtgctcgccgccgctctcctcctcgtcctccggcTGCTGGCGCCGGCTCCGGTCTCAGCCGCCCGCCCAATCGTCGCCGACAAGCCTGCCCCCTCCGAGGCCACCGCCACTGCGAGGTGGCTCGCCGCACAGAACACGTGGGGTGTCCTCAG CACAATATCAAGTGATCTAAACGGGGCTCCATTTGG CAATGTAGTTTCATATAGTGATGGGCTACCGGGTGAGGGTCATGGAATTCCATACTTCTACCTGACAACTCTGGATCCCACTGCAAGGGATGCACTGGAGGATGAAAGGACCTCCTTCACCCTGAGCGAGTTCCCTCTTGGGACATGTGGGAAGATTGATCCTGAAAACCCCACTTGTTCAAAACTTACTCTTACTGGAAAG TTGAAGTTGGTTGACCTGCAGTCATCTGAAGCAGATTTGGCCAAGTCAGCACTTTTCACCAAACATCCTGAAATGAAAG ATTGGCCAAAGAACCATCATTTCAAGATCTTCAAATTGGAAATCGAAAACATATTTTTGATTGATTGGTTTGGGGGTCCTAAACCTATATCCCCCTCCCAGTACCTTGAATTCGGAAG GAATCAGCAATCAGTGATGTCCTCATAA
- the LOC120668778 gene encoding U-box domain-containing protein 39-like has product MATGTGRPWWAPPPYTAAEVPSTPPFPSPPSSFTADPPEEFLCPISGSLMADPVVVPPGQTFERACIQACAALAFSPPAVATDLAVSVSSSAPLVLIPNVALRTAILNWCDRLGLPHPAPLPPATAHDIVRRLMPPQREDQSAKLQRPQAAASVRVRRQSVDGFVLQEPSSKQRGDALEGEVMAVLGAEGATPAEQASALASLRQATRENKEGRRQLCTPRLLAALRPMLLSADAGVQVNAAAAVVNLSLEPENKVRIVRSGAVPPLVDVLRGGHPEARDHAAGAMYSLAVEDENRAAIGVLGAIPPLLELFAGAAGYRARREAGMALYHVSLSGMNRSKIARAPGAVRTLLAAAEARDRSSEADAAALRRLAVMILANLAGCPDGRAALMDGGAVAAVVRLMLNGSAAPGSAEEEYCISTLYGMSRGSMRFRGLARAAGVEAALQPVAEGDGSVGRDMARRTLRAMRGEDDDAPVTATRLLGRQWDDGSVVSEGLVSIRRPPHRSTYAAGPSGSNTTQF; this is encoded by the coding sequence ATGGCGACGGGCACCGGCCGGCCCtggtgggcgccgccgccgtacacGGCGGCGGAGGTCCCTTCCACGCCGCCGTTCCCCTCCCCGCCGTCGTCGTTCACGGCCGACCCGCCGGAGGAGTTCCTGTGCCCGATCTCGGGCTCGCTGATGGCGGACCCGGTCGTCGTGCCGCCGGGCCAGACCTTCGAGCGCGCCTGCATCCAGGCCTGCGCCGCGCTCGCCTTCTCCCcgcccgccgtcgccaccgACCTCGCCGTGTCCGTCTCCTCGTCGGCCCCGCTCGTGCTCATCCCCAACGTCGCGCTCCGCACCGCCATCCTCAACTGGTGCGACCGCCTCGGGCTGCCGCACCcggccccgctgccgccggccaccgcccacgACATCGTCCGCCGCCTCATGCCGCCTCAGCGCGAGGACCAGAGCGCGAAGTTGCAGCGGCCACAGGCCGCCGCCTCTGTACGGGTTAGGAGGCAGAGCGTCGACGGCTTCGTGCTGCAGGAGCCCAGCTCCAAGCAGAGGGGTGACGCTCTGGAGGGGGAGGTCATGGCCGTGCTCGGGGCGGAGGGCGCCACTCCCGCGGAGCAGGCGTCGGCGTTGGCGTCGCTGCGGCAGGCGACGCGGGAGAACAAGGAGGGAAGGAGGCAGCTCTGCACGCCGCGCCTCCTCGCGGCGCTGCGCCCGATGCTGCTCTCGGCCGACGCCGGCGTCCAGGtcaacgccgcggcggcggtggtcaaCCTGTCGCTGGAGCCCGAGAACAAGGTGCGGATCGTGCGGTCCGGGGCGGTGCCGCCGCTCGTGGACGTGCTCCGCGGCGGCCACCCGGAGGCGCGCGACCACGCTGCGGGCGCCATGTACAGCCTCGCCGTGGAGGACGAGAACCGCGCCGCCATCGGCGTGCTGGGCGCGATCCCGCCGCTGCTGGAGCtgttcgccggcgccgcgggctACCGCGCGCGGCGCGAGGCCGGGATGGCGCTGTACCACGTCTCCCTCTCCGGGATGAACCGGTCCAAGATCGCTCGCGCGCCGGGGGCCGTGCGGACGCTCCTCGCGGCCGCGGAGGCGCGGGACCGCAGCAGcgaggccgacgccgccgcgctgcggAGATTGGCTGTCATGATCCTGGCGAACCTGGCCGGCTGCCCCGACGGGCGCGCCGCCCtgatggacggcggcgcggtggccgcgGTCGTCAGGCTGATGCTCAacggctccgccgcgccggggaGCGCGGAGGAGGAGTACTGCATATCAACGCTGTACGGGATGAGCCGGGGCAGCATGAGGTTCCGGGGgctcgcgcgcgcggcgggcgtcGAGGCGGCGCTGCAGCCGGTGGCCGAGGGCGACGGCAGCGTGGGGCGGGACATGGCGAGGCGCACGCTGCGGGCCATGCGaggggaggacgacgacgccCCGGTCACGGCCACCAGGCTGCTCGGACGGCAGTGGGACGACGGGAGCGTCGTGTCGGAGGGGCTCGTGTccatccgccggccgccgcaccggAGCACTTACGCCGCCGGGCCGTCCGGGTCAAACACGACCCAGTTCTGA